From the genome of Deinococcus depolymerans, one region includes:
- the dnaB gene encoding replicative DNA helicase: protein MELTPRVPPHSNDAEISVLGSILLDNDTLNQLGDSVTPEMFYREGHRKIFTAMRTLQERGEPVDLVTLSEDLRVKGQLDEVGGLAYLIGLSDQVPTAAYAEHYARIVQEKHTLRALISASGKAMQLAYEGQLPLEDLLDRAEKMIFEVAEQKKKGEAYQAMNEVVTETFEYITLLHQNKGIPDGVSSGFRDLDEQISGLQKGSLNVLAARPSMGKTAFALSIAQNVALRGEKAVAVFSLEMPAVQLALRMLCSEARVDMNRIRSGQLNERDFERLAHAAGRLADAPMIIDDEADLTLNGLRSKLRRIAAQHGQLGLVVIDYLQLMSGGKSSGGSDNRQQEISTISRGLKGLAREMEVPIIVLSQLSRAVEQRPNHRPMLSDLRESGAIEQDADIVMFIYRDEYYNKETDQQGIAEIIIGKQRNGPVGTVKLQFHSSHVRFNDLAPEGV from the coding sequence TTGGAACTCACGCCGCGCGTTCCGCCGCACAGTAACGACGCTGAGATCAGCGTGCTGGGCAGCATTCTGCTCGACAACGACACCCTGAATCAGCTGGGGGATTCGGTCACTCCGGAGATGTTCTACCGCGAGGGGCACCGGAAGATCTTCACGGCCATGCGCACCCTGCAGGAGCGGGGTGAGCCGGTGGACCTCGTGACGCTCAGCGAGGACCTGCGCGTGAAGGGGCAGCTGGACGAGGTGGGTGGCCTGGCGTACCTGATCGGTCTGTCGGATCAGGTGCCCACGGCGGCGTACGCGGAGCATTACGCGCGGATCGTGCAGGAGAAGCACACGTTGCGGGCGCTGATCAGCGCGTCCGGGAAGGCCATGCAGCTGGCGTACGAGGGGCAGTTGCCGCTGGAGGACCTGCTGGACCGCGCAGAGAAGATGATCTTCGAGGTGGCCGAGCAGAAGAAGAAGGGCGAGGCGTACCAGGCGATGAACGAGGTCGTCACGGAGACCTTCGAGTACATCACGCTGCTGCACCAGAACAAGGGCATTCCGGACGGCGTGAGCAGCGGTTTCCGTGATCTGGACGAGCAGATCAGTGGCCTGCAGAAGGGCAGCCTGAACGTTCTGGCGGCCCGTCCGTCGATGGGGAAGACGGCGTTCGCGCTGTCCATCGCGCAGAACGTGGCGTTGCGGGGTGAGAAGGCGGTCGCGGTGTTCAGTCTGGAGATGCCGGCGGTGCAGCTGGCGCTGCGCATGCTGTGCAGTGAGGCGCGGGTGGACATGAACCGCATCCGGAGCGGGCAGCTGAACGAGCGTGATTTCGAGCGGCTGGCGCACGCGGCGGGTCGCCTGGCGGACGCGCCGATGATCATTGACGACGAGGCGGACCTGACGCTGAACGGCCTGCGCAGCAAGCTGCGGCGGATCGCGGCGCAGCACGGGCAGCTGGGGTTGGTGGTGATCGATTACCTGCAGCTCATGTCGGGCGGCAAGAGCAGTGGCGGCAGTGATAACCGGCAGCAGGAGATCAGTACCATTTCGCGTGGTCTGAAGGGTCTGGCGCGTGAGATGGAGGTGCCGATCATCGTGCTGTCGCAGCTGTCACGTGCGGTCGAGCAGCGGCCGAACCACCGGCCGATGCTGTCGGACCTGCGTGAGTCGGGAGCGATCGAGCAGGACGCGGACATCGTGATGTTCATCTACCGCGACGAGTACTACAACAAGGAAACGGATCAGCAGGGCATCGCGGAGATCATTATCGGGAAGCAGCGTAACGGGCCGGTCGGCACGGTGAAGTTGCAGTTTCACAGTTCGCACGTACGGTTCAATGATCTTGCGCCGGAGGGAGTGTAA
- a CDS encoding NUDIX hydrolase, whose translation MAEDQAKTAGQAGGQRRRRRRRGGSSPAQPRPGQVTNTTAVPTPAAPSKRGQKRPLADPRIGVGCIVLRGDEILLVRERGRWSLPKGGLESGELVQDGARRETFEETGLVVELRDLAFIVEFQAVTWGHHLQFFYTGREVGGKLEPRDPDRDVQEARFVPIRQLREFIRFRPRLVALETWLRERRPRHFVFNLDKEPAMLRKRRRVGDPVAAVRGEPEFSDEPDL comes from the coding sequence ATGGCGGAGGATCAGGCGAAGACGGCAGGTCAGGCGGGCGGGCAGCGCAGGCGCAGGCGGCGGCGGGGCGGGAGTTCGCCCGCGCAGCCCCGGCCGGGTCAGGTGACGAACACCACGGCGGTGCCCACGCCGGCCGCGCCGAGCAAGCGCGGGCAGAAGCGGCCGCTGGCGGACCCGCGCATCGGGGTGGGGTGCATCGTGCTGCGCGGCGACGAGATCCTGCTGGTGCGGGAGCGGGGCCGCTGGTCGCTGCCCAAGGGTGGCCTGGAGTCCGGTGAGCTGGTGCAGGACGGTGCGCGCCGCGAGACCTTCGAGGAGACGGGGTTGGTCGTGGAGTTGCGGGACCTGGCGTTCATCGTGGAGTTCCAGGCGGTGACGTGGGGACATCACCTGCAGTTCTTCTATACCGGGCGTGAGGTGGGCGGGAAGCTGGAGCCGCGTGACCCGGACCGGGACGTGCAGGAGGCGCGCTTCGTGCCGATCCGGCAGTTGCGGGAGTTCATCCGGTTCCGGCCGCGGCTGGTGGCGCTGGAGACGTGGTTGCGGGAGCGTCGGCCGCGGCATTTCGTGTTCAATCTGGACAAGGAACCGGCGATGCTGCGCAAGCGGCGGCGGGTGGGGGATCCGGTCGCGGCGGTGCGGGGAGAACCCGAGTTCAGCGACGAGCCTGACCTGTAG
- a CDS encoding type II secretion system protein produces the protein MKNSTQGFTLIELLIVIAIIGILAAVLIPNLLGAQKRAYDTAASACANEIKNKEALYLIDKNTYATKAELTGDYAPNCDSKVTWTQVGTPTATAFQFTTTHADGTKTYTITNTALTNAAKS, from the coding sequence ATGAAAAACAGCACCCAGGGCTTCACCCTCATCGAGCTGCTCATCGTCATCGCCATCATCGGCATCCTCGCCGCCGTCCTGATCCCCAACCTGCTCGGCGCCCAGAAACGCGCGTACGACACTGCCGCCAGCGCCTGCGCCAACGAGATCAAGAACAAAGAAGCGCTCTACCTGATCGACAAAAACACCTACGCCACGAAAGCTGAACTCACTGGCGATTACGCTCCCAACTGCGACAGCAAGGTCACCTGGACGCAGGTTGGAACCCCTACTGCTACCGCCTTCCAGTTCACCACCACGCACGCTGATGGCACGAAGACCTACACCATCACCAACACCGCCCTGACGAACGCCGCGAAGAGCTAA
- a CDS encoding O-antigen ligase family protein: MTRNSNIELKNPLHLLTICLATLLLIINPGVYLETDPIYLDPKDITLKYLILPSSVYAIYLTRRAMPSGIALRLLLLLGTWLILLLILTKFSSELWIGPSDRRDGVFSHLIYISVALAGLFVATSDTKLSRQNYRYLSVAAVAASLFAVSQQLGLLGVPGMDLPGTSATVAGGTLGNRGYMGGALALLLPLSIWLARNRPGLWSYAGLIIVTWGLSATVTRGAWIAGLAGVCVLWITRQLTLKVILMLFTGIALSLAAAFFLPDAPVRSFSGSSPAAILTDNSGRTVLYRSALIGITERPLLGWGGNALWKVMAERSDQELLAEGGAPAHVRAERRDFGVNAPPSFILTLPTGEKHWFFLSVNKVHNEYLDYALTYGIPAAVLFTLLLGYGIWNAWTTAPVLSACLVAYGVYLLTWPEVIRFAPIAWFLLGLALAQRRGVTVET; this comes from the coding sequence ATGACGAGAAATTCCAACATAGAATTGAAGAATCCACTACACCTTCTCACAATCTGTCTAGCTACCCTGCTGCTTATCATAAATCCAGGAGTTTACCTCGAAACGGATCCAATATATCTTGATCCCAAAGATATCACATTAAAATACCTAATTCTTCCATCTAGCGTTTATGCCATATACTTAACGCGCAGAGCCATGCCTTCCGGAATAGCTCTGCGCCTACTGCTTCTGCTTGGAACTTGGCTCATTTTACTACTCATACTTACAAAATTTTCCTCAGAGCTTTGGATAGGTCCATCCGATCGACGTGATGGCGTTTTCAGTCACCTCATATATATTTCCGTCGCCTTGGCTGGGTTGTTTGTCGCCACTTCCGACACGAAGCTTTCGCGTCAAAACTACAGATATCTAAGCGTCGCCGCAGTTGCCGCTTCGCTTTTTGCTGTTTCACAGCAACTCGGATTGCTGGGCGTGCCGGGCATGGATCTTCCCGGTACTTCTGCCACGGTGGCAGGCGGCACCCTGGGCAATCGGGGTTATATGGGCGGAGCGCTTGCACTACTCCTGCCCCTCAGTATCTGGCTGGCGAGAAACCGTCCAGGTCTGTGGTCGTATGCAGGTCTGATCATTGTGACCTGGGGTCTAAGCGCAACAGTGACTCGAGGCGCATGGATTGCAGGACTGGCGGGCGTATGTGTTCTGTGGATCACCCGTCAGCTTACGTTGAAGGTCATCCTGATGCTGTTTACCGGGATAGCACTCTCACTAGCAGCAGCCTTTTTTCTGCCTGACGCACCCGTACGATCTTTTTCAGGCAGTTCCCCCGCAGCTATCCTGACTGACAACTCTGGACGCACAGTCCTGTACCGATCAGCCCTTATAGGAATCACCGAACGCCCTCTGTTGGGCTGGGGCGGGAATGCGCTATGGAAGGTGATGGCAGAGCGTTCTGATCAAGAGCTGCTCGCAGAGGGGGGGGCACCTGCGCATGTCCGTGCAGAGCGGAGAGATTTCGGTGTAAATGCTCCTCCCAGTTTCATTCTGACCTTGCCGACAGGCGAGAAACATTGGTTCTTTCTCTCCGTGAATAAAGTCCATAACGAGTATCTCGACTATGCCTTGACTTATGGCATTCCTGCGGCTGTACTTTTTACCCTATTGCTGGGGTATGGCATCTGGAACGCATGGACGACAGCACCGGTTCTGTCCGCCTGTCTGGTCGCTTACGGCGTCTACTTGTTGACCTGGCCTGAGGTGATCCGGTTTGCACCGATAGCGTGGTTCCTGCTTGGCCTCGCTCTGGCACAGCGCCGTGGCGTTACAGTCGAGACATGA
- the nrdR gene encoding transcriptional regulator NrdR, translating into MRCPYCSAPDSKVVNSRPSDDGASIRRRRECLNCARRFTTYERAQLEPLMVIKRSGPREAFNPDKLLRGLTLASEKRPVDPAALRAFAYGFEDEVQTAEIPATEIGRRAMTFLRPLDDVAYIRFASVYRDFDSLERFIEEIRGLKGHEDGAPDPDPDLPPA; encoded by the coding sequence GTGAGATGCCCGTACTGTTCGGCGCCGGACAGCAAGGTCGTGAACTCCCGGCCCAGTGACGACGGGGCCAGCATCCGACGCCGCCGCGAATGCCTGAACTGCGCGCGGCGTTTCACCACGTACGAACGCGCGCAACTCGAACCGCTGATGGTCATCAAGCGCAGTGGCCCGCGCGAGGCCTTCAACCCGGACAAACTGCTGCGCGGCCTGACACTCGCCAGCGAGAAACGCCCGGTCGACCCGGCTGCCCTGCGCGCCTTCGCGTACGGATTCGAGGACGAGGTGCAGACCGCCGAGATTCCCGCCACCGAGATCGGCCGGCGCGCCATGACCTTCCTGCGTCCCCTGGACGACGTGGCGTACATCCGTTTCGCCTCCGTCTACCGGGATTTCGACAGCCTTGAACGCTTCATCGAGGAAATCCGCGGCCTGAAGGGCCACGAGGACGGCGCGCCCGACCCCGATCCTGACCTCCCCCCGGCCTGA
- a CDS encoding SDR family NAD(P)-dependent oxidoreductase, translating to MTQQFTPATGPQVTLGEVLNGQVIAVTSADQGYGRSISAALARAGASVVLIGNNSETLAAAASQLEHAGGHAIPMKADVGVPLDWISAYTRIMEIFGVLHGTVHLADKRAHTEFTSLSENEWMDLFNCNVKSSVAITQVIRRRQPGSWLTIVGPHLDERGLQVHPQRGALRGLVEQAHTEDLRLNLLLPGRASSGDDSLDRPLSAAVLALATPGMTHLRGNVMDVPMPPIPKMRALDAYPL from the coding sequence ATGACGCAGCAGTTCACGCCCGCGACCGGACCCCAGGTGACCCTCGGGGAGGTGCTGAACGGTCAAGTGATCGCCGTCACCAGCGCCGACCAGGGCTACGGGCGCTCCATCAGCGCCGCCCTGGCACGCGCCGGGGCCAGCGTCGTCCTGATCGGTAACAACAGCGAGACCCTGGCCGCCGCCGCCAGTCAACTCGAACATGCCGGCGGACACGCCATCCCCATGAAGGCCGACGTGGGCGTGCCTCTCGACTGGATCAGCGCCTACACCCGCATCATGGAGATCTTCGGCGTGCTGCACGGCACCGTCCACCTGGCCGACAAACGCGCCCACACTGAATTCACGTCCCTGAGCGAGAACGAGTGGATGGACCTGTTCAACTGCAACGTGAAAAGCAGCGTCGCCATCACGCAGGTCATCCGCCGCCGCCAGCCCGGCTCGTGGCTCACCATCGTCGGCCCGCACCTCGACGAGCGCGGCCTGCAGGTCCACCCGCAACGCGGCGCGCTGCGCGGCCTCGTCGAGCAGGCCCACACCGAGGACCTGCGCCTGAACCTGCTGCTGCCGGGCCGCGCCAGCAGCGGCGACGACAGCCTCGACCGGCCCCTGAGCGCCGCCGTGCTGGCCCTCGCCACGCCCGGCATGACCCACCTGCGCGGCAACGTGATGGACGTCCCCATGCCGCCCATTCCGAAAATGCGCGCCCTGGACGCCTACCCGCTGTGA
- a CDS encoding type IV pilin protein, with protein sequence MLIVIAIIGLLAAVLIPSILGAQSRGYDTAALGCANEIKSKQAMFLIDERRYATLAELTGQYQPGCVAEVSVQEISTPSSVSYEISTQHKNGSKMYIISNKELLTAK encoded by the coding sequence TTGCTGATCGTCATCGCCATCATTGGTCTTCTGGCAGCTGTCCTTATTCCCAGTATCCTGGGTGCGCAGAGTCGTGGTTACGATACCGCCGCTTTGGGTTGTGCTAACGAGATCAAGAGTAAACAGGCTATGTTTCTCATTGATGAGAGAAGGTACGCCACCCTGGCCGAACTGACAGGTCAATACCAGCCAGGATGCGTCGCAGAAGTGAGCGTGCAGGAGATAAGTACCCCAAGCTCTGTGAGCTATGAGATATCCACTCAGCATAAGAACGGCTCAAAAATGTATATAATTTCGAACAAAGAGCTTTTGACGGCCAAGTGA